In a single window of the Raphanus sativus cultivar WK10039 chromosome 9, ASM80110v3, whole genome shotgun sequence genome:
- the LOC108827828 gene encoding receptor protein-tyrosine kinase CEPR1, whose protein sequence is MLLRFVPVFVLLIFCFNSKQSCGLMSSNQQSEFFKLMKNSLSSDALSSWNLSDEVTSYYCNFTGVRCDGQGLVTDLDLSGLSLSGIFPDGICSFLPNLRVLRLSRNHLNRSSSFLKDIPDCDLLRELNMSSLYLTATLPDFSPMKSLRVIDMSWNHFTGSFPLSIFNLTDLEYLNFNENPELDLWTLPDYVSKLTKLTHMLLMTCMLHGNIPRSIGDMTSLVDLELSGNFLSGEIPKEIGNLSNLRQLELYYNYHLTGSIPEEIGNLKNLTDIDISVSKLTGRIPESICSLPKLRVLQLYNNSLTGEIPKSLGNSTTLKILSLYDNYLTGELPPNLGSSSPMIALDVSENRLSGNLPTQVCKSGKLLYFLVLQNKFSGSIPATYGRCKSLIRFRVASNQLVGPIPQGITSLPHVSIIDLAYNLLSGPIPNSIGNAWNLSELFMQGNQISGVIPHEISRATNLVKLDLSNNHLTGPIPSEIGRLRRLNLLVLQGNQLDSSIPESFSNLKSLNVLDLSSNRLTGRIPEDLSELLPTSINFSSNQLSGPIPASLIRGGLVESFSDNPNLCVPPNAGSSDLKFTMCQVAPRKKKLSSIWAILVSVFILLLGGIMVYLRQRLSKKRAVIEQDETLASSFFSYDVKSFHRISFDQREILEALVDKNIVGHGGSGTVYRVQLKSGEVVAVKKLWSQSSKDSASEDTLHLNKELKTEVETLGSIRHKNIVKLFSYFSSLDCSLLVYEYMPNGNLWDALHKGFVHLEWSTRHKIALGVAQGLAYLHHDLSPPIIHRDIKSTNILLDVNYQPKVADFGIAKVLQARGKDSTTTVIAGTYGYLAPEYAYSTKATIKCDVYSFGVMLMELITGKKPVDSCFGENKNIVNWVSTKIDTKEGLIETLDKRLSEPSKADMINALRVAIRCTSRSPTIRPTMNEVVQLLIDAAPQEGLDMASKSTTKIKDAILFDNLTQTRL, encoded by the exons ATGCTTCTCAGATTTGTCCCAGTTTTTGTTCTTCTCATCTTTTGCTTCAACAGCAAACAATCATGCGGCTTGATGAGTTCCAACCAACAATCAGAATTCTTCAAGCTTATGAAAAACTCTCTTTCCAGCGATGCTTTGTCCTCTTGGAATCTTTCCGACGAGGTGACTTCTTACTACTGTAACTTCACTGGCGTAAGGTGCGACGGTCAAGGGCTTGTCACCGATCTTGATCTTTCCGGTTTGTCACTCTCCGGGATTTTTCCAGATGGTATTTGCTCTTTCCTCCCAAACCTTCGTGTTCTCCGTCTCTCTCGCAACCATCTGAATAGAAGCAGCAGCTTCCTCAAGGACATCCCTGACTGTGATCTTCTTCGAGAGCTGAACATGAGCTCTCTCTATCTCACAGCCACACTCCCTGATTTCTCTCCCATGAAATCTCTAAGAGTCATAGACATGTCTTGGAACCACTTCACCGGTAGCTTCCCACTCTCGATATTCAATCTCACCGATTTAGAGTATCTTAATTTCAATGAGAACCCTGAACTCGATCTCTGGACTCTACCGGATTATGTCTCGAAGCTCACGAAGCTCACACACATGCTCCTGATGACGTGTATGCTCCACGGTAATATCCCAAGGTCCATCGGGGATATGACTTCCCTTGTTGATCTTGAACTAAGTGGAAACTTCCTCTCTGGCGAGATTCCCAAAGAAATCGGGAATCTTTCCAACCTAAGGCAGCTTGAGCTTTACTATAATTATCACTTAACCGGCAGTATACCTGAAGAAATCGGTAATCTCAAAAATCTCACGGACATAGATATTTCGGTTAGCAAGTTAACCGGAAGGATACCGGAATCGATATGCAGTCTTCCGAAACTCCGAGTGCTTCAGCTTTACAACAACAGCTTAACCGGTGAGATTCCCAAGTCACTTGGTAACTCAACAACCTTAAAGATCTTGTCTCTCTACGACAACTATTTGACCGGTGAACTCCCGCCAAATCTCGGATCTTCCTCGCCTATGATCGCCCTCGACGTTTCGGAAAATCGCCTCTCCGGTAACCTTCCGACCCAAGTTTGCAAATCCGGTAAGCTTTTGTACTTTCTCGTACTGCAAAACAAGTTCTCTGGCTCGATCCCTGCAACTTACGGGAGGTGCAAGAGTCTTATCCGGTTCCGTGTTGCGAGCAACCAACTCGTGGGACCTATACCCCAAGGAATTACGTCTCTACCTCATGTCTCCATCATCGACTTGGCTTACAACTTGTTATCGGGTCCAATACCAAACTCGATCGGAAACGCTTGGAATCTGTCGGAGTTGTTTATGCAGGGAAATCAAATCTCCGGTGTTATACCTCACGAAATATCTCGCGCCACAAATCTTGTGAAGCTTGATCTCAGCAACAATCACCTGACTGGTCCAATACCTTCCGAGATTGGGAGACTCAGAAGACTAAACTTACTTGTGCTGCAAGGAAACCAACTTGATTCATCAATCCCTGAGTCGTTCTCTAACCTGAAATCTCTCAACGTCCTTGATCTCTCAAGTAATCGTCTCACCGGAAGAATCCCTGAAGACCTTTCCGAGTTGCTCCCAACCTCGATCAATTTTTCAAGCAACCAGCTATCTGGTCCCATCCCTGCCTCCCTGATAAGAGGAGGTCTTGTGGAAAGCTTTTCAGATAACCCTAATCTCTGTGTTCCACCAAACGCTGGTTCCTCGGATTTAAAGTTTACAATGTGTCAAGTGGCTCCAAGAAAGAAGAAGTTGAGCTCGATCTGGGCAATTCTTGTCTCAGTCTTCATTCTACTCCTCGGGGGCATCATGGTTTACTTGAGACAACGTCTGAGTAAAAAGAGAGCAGTGATAGAGCAAGACGAGACCTTAgcatcttctttcttctcctacGACGTCAAGAGTTTCCACCGCATAAGTTTCGACCAAAGAGAGATTCTGGAAGCTCTTGTGGACAAGAACATCGTAGGTCATGGTGGTTCGGGTACGGTCTATAGAGTACAGCTTAAATCCGGGGAAGTAGTTGCTGTGAAGAAACTTTGGAGCCAAAGTAGCAAAGACTCAGCTTCAGAAGACACATTGCATTTGAACAAGGAGTTGAAAACCGAAGTTGAGACACTCGGGAGCATTCGCCATAAGAACATCGTCAAGCTCTTCAGCTATTTCTCAAGtttggattgtagtcttttggTGTATGAGTACATGCCAAATGGTAACTTATgggatgctcttcataaaggcTTTGTTCATCTAGAATGGTCTACTCGTCATAAAATCGCACTTGGTGTCGCTCAAGGATTGGCTTATCTTCACCATGATCTCTCGCCGCCAATCATTCATCGCGACATTAAATCCACAAACATCTTATTAGATGTAAACTATCAGCCTAAAGTCGCAGACTTTGGCATTGCAAAGGTGTTGCAGGCTAGAGGGAAAGATTCAACCACAACGGTTATAGCCGGCACTTACGGTTACTTGGCCCCAG AATATGCATACTCCACCAAAGCAACGATCAAATGCGACGTGTACAGTTTTGGGGTGATGCTAATGGAGCTTATCACGGGGAAGAAACCTGTAGACTCGTGTTTCGGAGAGAACAAGAACATAGTGAATTGGGTGTCAACAAAGATTGACACGAAAGAAGGTTTAATTGAGACACTAGACAAGAGATTATCGGAACCATCAAAAGCCGACATGATCAATGCCTTGCGTGTGGCTATTCGTTGTACGAGCAGATCTCCCACAATCCGTCCTACCATGAACGAAGTCGTCCAGCTTCTGATCGATGCAGCGCCTCAAGAGGGACTTGACATGGCCTCTAAATCCACAACCAAGATCAAGGATGCAATATTATTCGATAATCTTACTCAAACGAGACTCTAG